In Ischnura elegans chromosome 6, ioIscEleg1.1, whole genome shotgun sequence, one genomic interval encodes:
- the LOC124160531 gene encoding translation initiation factor IF-2-like codes for MATGGGPYVPQVVDTTPELEVVFPSIEHNIPNTGDSDEVPTVEAAAVPEVHEVPPSTAKHRKGSKRSVVEREAEERLAKVRCLREEEAYVCQMRRELLMMDMKVKEDESAAAAAKRLSAENEAAASASLRAAAEAQDVAAKLQVEEARQRVAAATKLAANAEAAGRQQRELFELQKEELMRKMGHPPR; via the exons ATGGCAACTGGGGGAGGCCCATATGTCCCGCAGGTCGTGGACACGACTCCGGAGTTGGAAGTTGTTTTCCCGTCCATTGAGCACAATATACCCAACACGGGAGATTCGGACGAGGTGCCAACGGTAGAGG CTGCTGCTGTGCCAGAGGTACATGAAGTACCTCCTTCTACGGCTAAGCACCGTAAAGGAAGTAAAAGGAGTGTAGTTGAGAGAGAGGCTGAAGAGAGGTTGGCAAAAGTCCGTTGCCTCAGGGAAGAAGAAGCATATGTCTGCCAGATGAGGCGGGAGCTGCTGATGATGGATATGAAAGTGAAGGAGGATGAAAGTGCTGCCGCAGCTGCTAAGCGCCTCTCAGCCGAGAATGAAGCTGCTGCCTCAGCCAGCCTACGTGCAGCTGCAGAGGCTCAAGATGTAGCAGCTAAATTGCAGGTTGAGGAGGCAAGGCAGCGTGTTGCGGCAGCTACAAAGTTAGCAGCCAATGCTGAGGCTGCCGGCAGACAGCAGCGAGAGCTCTTTGAGCTTCAGAAAGAGGAGTTAATGAGGAagatg GGCCATCCTCCTCGCTGA